The sequence below is a genomic window from Paenibacillus sp. DCT19.
AGGCTTTGTGGCTGCTGCTGGATAAAGAGTGGAAGCAGGCCGGGACTGCTTTTAATTAAATTGTATAAGAAAACCATCTCTGCTGGAGGCTGACCCACTGGCCGAGGATACGCGCTCAGTAAAGTGGGGAGGTTACCTTGTGCAAGTTGGGCAGGAACGCCTGGCGCTGTACCAGGTATTCCTCCCGGAAAGTAAGGGGGCTGACCACCTGTGCCTCCACCTGGAATAAAAGGAGGCAAGCCGCCGGGAGCGCCGGGAATGCCCGGAATGCCCGGAATGCCCGGGATCGGTTGACCTGGGATGCCAGCTGGCGTACCTCCTGGGAAAATAGGTGGCAATTGAAATGAGCGATCTTCCGCACTGGTGGAATATGTGTTATATGGGTAACTCATCATCGAACATCCTTCCTGTCTGCTTAGTCTGAAATCAGCATATGAAGGCATCTGCCCATAGGTGATGAAGGATGTTAAATTTAACTTGATGTCACGCTTTAAAGGGACGACTGTGATATCAACGCTGTTGACTTCTTTTATGATAACGATTATCATTGTCGATGGATCGCGTAAAAAGTATACGTATGTATAATATGTGCTGATGTTTGGGGAAGATCGGATGCGTCCATAGTATTGCGGTTTTAGAGAGGTACATATCGAAAGGGGATAATTACGTGTTTAACAAGAACAAAAAAATGATCGTGCTACTCATCACAGTGATGATCATGTCCGTCTGGTTAGCAGCTTGCGGAGCGAAGTCTACCGACCAACAGCCTTCTACGGCAGGAGAAAATACAGCAGCAGAGTCTAAGACTCAAACAGAAGCACCGACAGAACGAACCATGACAGACGCTATGGGGCATGAAGTCAAGATTCCTGCTAATCCGGAGCGTATTATCGCTTCTTATCTAGAGGATCATTTAGTTACGCTTGGTGTTAAGCCAGTAGCTCAGTGGTCTGTAACTAAAGGGGTACAACAATACTTGCAAAAGGATCTAGAAGGGATTCCACCTATCGCATCGGATCTTCCCTTTGAAGCTGTAGTCAGCTTCAGTCCAGATCTAATTATCATTGGTACCGAGGACATGGTTGAAGGTGAGAAATATGAGCAATACAACAAAATTGCACCTACCTTTGTGCTGGGTGAAGAGGTTTATAAAGACTGGCGCAAGACGTTACTAAAAATCGGTGAAATTCTGAACAAGAGTGACGAGGCACAACAAGTGCTGGACAATTACGATCTCAAGGTAAACGAGGTTAAGGAGAAAATAAACACGGTTACAGGTGGAACCAAATCGGCTGCTGCCATTTGGTTAGTCAACGGGAAGTTCTTTATGGTTAGTGACAATGTATCCAGTGGAGAAGTTATGTACAATGAGCTTGGTTTGGCTAAACCTGAGGTCGTGAAGGAAATATCAGCTACAGCAACAGGCAACTGGTCAGCTATTTCCCTGGAGAAGCTTGCAACTATGGATGTTGATTATCTGTTCTTCGTTAACAGTGATGTGGGCACAGGGGCAGAGGCTTTGAAAGATCCGGTATGGCAGAACATACCTGCAGTGAAGAACGGTAACCTGTTCAAATTCACTCGTGAAAGTAGCTGGTTGTACAGCGGAGTTCAGGCCAACACGCAAATTATGGAAGACATCCAGAACAGCATTGTTAAATAAAAAATAAATTACGCTACGGCTATGTCAGTAGTCGAATCGAACTCTTTGGTGCAATGATGCCAAAGAGTTTTTGTTATTCCTGTACGGCGCGTTATATAATAACGGAGCAGTACATATGAGTTTTGTTTTAAATAAACGATGGAAATAGAGGAGAGGCGTTGACAGCATGTATACATTAGATCCACAGCAATTAACGGCTAAAGATAATTATAAATTCATGAGTGGCTCGGTAGTGCCACGGCCAATCGCATTTGTCACGACGTTATCGCAGGAGGGAATTGTGAATGCTGCACCGTTTAGCTTTTTCAACGTAGTCAGTTCAGATCCCCGTTGTTGTCGATTTCAATTGGTCGCAAGGCTGGTGAGATGAAGGATACTGCTCGCAATATTTTGTCAGGTAAAGAACTGGTTGTACATATCTGTGATGAGTCAATTGTAAGCGACATGAATGAAACGGCAGCAATGTTAGAGCCACATGAAAGTGAACTTGACCGCACCAACCTCACAACTGTGCCAAGTACAGTGGTTGCTGTACCGGGTATACAAGAGGCACTTATTCGAATGGAATGTACATTGCATCAGCATATTCCCATTTCCAACGATGAGGGTGCACCTGTCAGCGATCTCATGTTAGTACGGATTGTACAATATCATTTCAGTGAAAATGTGTATGATCCTGCCACGAAGTACCTTTTGATGGATAAACTGAAACCAGTCAGTCGACTGGCAGGCAATGACTATGCCAAGCTTGGGAACGATTTACAGTAATTCGACCTGTGTGAGTGGGAAATACCTTTAAGAGGAAATTGCTATAAGTGATATTAATCTGGCGGGCATCATGTGCAAATGTACATGGTTGTCCGTTTTTTCGTTGTTTGCCAAACATAAAGAGATTTCGGTCTGAATAGACTTGTACTATATTCTGTCAAGGTTTCCAATCTGATATTAGAGGAGCATGGGTATGGGGTATCGCAGCCTAACTGTGCTTGTGAGCCGTTATCCCCGGTTCATTATATGGTGCTGGCTTATTATTATTGGGATGTCTGTCACTTGGGCAATGAAATTACCCAGTGTTGTTGACGATCATGGATTGAAGTTGATGCACGGGGATGCTCATCAGGTTGAGCTAATGCTTCATGAGCAATTCAATATCCCTGTTGATCCGGTCGTGGTTGTTTTTGAGAAGAAAAAGGAAGCACCACGAGCTGAGTTCCAAGTATGGATTCAGGCTCATCTAGAACAAGCACAGCAAGTCCCCGGTGTCCATGCGATCATCTCTCCGCTTGAACTACGCGGAGCACACATGCTACGTGAAGATATAGCTTACGCGTTGCTAGAGCTGAATGCTACAACCGATCAGAAGAGTGACGTAATTCAACAATTGCACTCCGTGTTAACGGAAGATAATACAGGGACTGTTCAATTGACTGGCAAGCCTGTCGTACAGCAGGACGTAAACCGTTTGAGCTTTCGTGACCTGGAGCACGCTGAGGTGGTTGGTGTGCCACTGGCTCTAATCATTCTGTGGTTCGCCTTC
It includes:
- a CDS encoding ABC transporter substrate-binding protein; the protein is MFNKNKKMIVLLITVMIMSVWLAACGAKSTDQQPSTAGENTAAESKTQTEAPTERTMTDAMGHEVKIPANPERIIASYLEDHLVTLGVKPVAQWSVTKGVQQYLQKDLEGIPPIASDLPFEAVVSFSPDLIIIGTEDMVEGEKYEQYNKIAPTFVLGEEVYKDWRKTLLKIGEILNKSDEAQQVLDNYDLKVNEVKEKINTVTGGTKSAAAIWLVNGKFFMVSDNVSSGEVMYNELGLAKPEVVKEISATATGNWSAISLEKLATMDVDYLFFVNSDVGTGAEALKDPVWQNIPAVKNGNLFKFTRESSWLYSGVQANTQIMEDIQNSIVK